One region of Oligoflexus sp. genomic DNA includes:
- a CDS encoding TonB-dependent receptor plug domain-containing protein, which yields MRHELSNPISGWMLRISLPLAILLCQNNAMAQSPGTAVEKTPDASAVKESDSRKKEKKEERVEVVGSRLKRVDVETAAPVVVVEKEQIEKSGAASVGDFFRKSAATSPTGNFAGGSRYVSSGAATIDLLGIGAARTLVLLNGRRIPTLPGLGSVNVDNIPTGVIERIEVLAGGASAVYGADAVGGVVNIITKKEFRGSEVSLFANVPQDAGGTERSASASTGISIGDDTNLILSLGGRQRDPIDKRKRDLSFANDPAFLYTNAAAPIGTYSYRPLTVVGDKVTRGAMRASDNCPLEYRQTISPSTPNDFYCTGLRSSLPAELTPKKEEFFGSVILNSALSSDWSMNGILTYSDSKNTSNSGRANYTSTDPVTNAPVILTADKARSLGLALEGSPDFVQLYAPVAESQDRLQVNHYKNSVAAAKVEGQVLGGWRLQTGLSYTSSQVERTGKKYRNSEALHNLYFNESGLGLVKGADPKFIPIDPNRNSAEFGTIFADLKAEEFSDNTTWDAFIDRQLFELPGGPLAFSIGVQVSQETFKQTPDPRDIGVNSANLALYAGTYSNRGEGERTSRAVATEFAAPVTKSIDVEGALRFDNFSDFGDAVNYGLGTKVKVVPGVALRGRYATSFKAPNLDYIHQEGGGGYFNLIDEKWCQVEKDNGRPCSTPVHQVYVDAVGNKDLDPEQGTNYSAGLILEPIEGLTLVSDYHAINLKKTFGNDDFQSIVETWYAENGNGANTQGGTVFGANDVRVNADGVITSLGVPTRNMGRTEVRALMSEANYRQSLGRFNFNVGTEYARMLSFKEADNEETPLRQKVGYIGYPRWRWNNQIGAGFGDSSLTLFGRTIARMTTDPELASQYSRDAKVSPYTEFDAAFATTIGNTGLQLGVNNVLNTIGGVYDGNASRTEDVASQSLYSYVGRSYFARLTQSF from the coding sequence ATGAGGCACGAACTTTCGAATCCGATTTCGGGATGGATGCTACGCATTTCCCTGCCCTTGGCGATCCTGCTTTGCCAAAACAACGCGATGGCACAAAGTCCTGGAACAGCTGTTGAAAAAACTCCTGATGCCAGTGCTGTGAAAGAAAGCGATTCCAGGAAGAAAGAAAAGAAAGAAGAGCGTGTGGAAGTCGTCGGTTCGCGCCTGAAGCGGGTCGATGTGGAAACGGCAGCTCCGGTTGTCGTTGTGGAAAAAGAACAGATTGAAAAATCCGGTGCCGCCAGCGTTGGTGATTTCTTCCGGAAATCCGCCGCGACCAGCCCCACAGGTAACTTTGCGGGCGGCAGCCGTTACGTATCCTCGGGTGCAGCGACCATCGACCTTCTGGGTATCGGTGCGGCGCGGACTCTCGTTCTTTTGAACGGTCGTCGTATTCCTACTCTTCCCGGCCTAGGTTCGGTGAACGTCGATAACATCCCAACCGGCGTGATCGAACGCATCGAAGTCCTCGCCGGGGGTGCCTCTGCCGTTTACGGTGCGGATGCCGTCGGTGGTGTGGTCAACATCATCACGAAAAAAGAATTCCGCGGTTCGGAAGTTTCGCTCTTTGCGAACGTGCCTCAGGATGCGGGTGGAACCGAACGTTCCGCAAGCGCTTCGACCGGCATTTCGATTGGTGATGACACCAACCTCATCCTTTCGCTCGGTGGACGTCAGCGCGATCCGATCGACAAACGCAAGCGGGATCTTTCCTTTGCCAATGATCCGGCGTTCCTTTACACCAACGCCGCCGCACCGATCGGAACCTATTCCTATCGTCCTTTGACTGTGGTGGGTGATAAGGTGACTCGTGGCGCGATGCGTGCGAGCGACAACTGTCCTCTCGAATATCGTCAGACCATCAGTCCCAGTACTCCCAACGATTTTTACTGCACCGGACTGCGCTCCAGTCTGCCGGCAGAGCTGACACCGAAGAAAGAGGAATTCTTTGGTTCGGTCATATTGAATAGCGCCCTCAGCTCCGATTGGAGCATGAACGGTATTCTGACTTACAGCGACAGTAAAAACACCTCGAATTCCGGTCGCGCCAACTACACCTCGACCGACCCTGTGACGAACGCGCCTGTGATCCTGACTGCGGACAAGGCTCGCTCCCTCGGCCTCGCGCTGGAAGGGTCGCCTGACTTTGTTCAGCTTTATGCGCCGGTCGCGGAATCGCAGGATCGCCTTCAGGTGAACCACTATAAAAACTCGGTAGCCGCAGCCAAGGTCGAAGGCCAGGTGCTGGGTGGATGGCGTCTGCAAACCGGGCTTTCCTACACATCGAGCCAGGTGGAACGAACCGGCAAGAAGTACCGCAACTCGGAAGCCCTTCATAATCTTTATTTCAATGAATCCGGCCTTGGTCTGGTCAAAGGCGCCGATCCGAAGTTCATTCCGATCGATCCGAACCGTAATTCGGCTGAATTCGGCACCATCTTCGCTGATTTGAAAGCTGAGGAATTCAGCGACAATACCACCTGGGACGCCTTCATCGACCGTCAGCTTTTCGAACTGCCTGGCGGCCCCCTGGCTTTCAGTATCGGTGTCCAGGTTTCTCAGGAAACCTTCAAACAGACTCCTGATCCACGAGATATCGGCGTGAATAGCGCGAACCTCGCGCTCTATGCCGGTACCTATTCGAACCGCGGTGAAGGCGAGCGGACATCGCGCGCTGTTGCCACCGAATTCGCAGCCCCAGTGACCAAGTCCATTGATGTCGAAGGCGCTCTGCGCTTTGACAACTTCAGCGACTTCGGCGACGCTGTGAACTACGGCCTTGGCACCAAGGTGAAAGTTGTTCCAGGCGTGGCTCTGCGCGGCCGTTACGCGACCAGCTTCAAAGCGCCGAACCTTGATTACATTCATCAGGAAGGCGGCGGCGGTTACTTCAACCTGATCGACGAAAAATGGTGCCAGGTGGAGAAGGACAACGGTCGTCCGTGTTCCACTCCTGTTCACCAGGTCTATGTCGATGCTGTTGGCAACAAGGACCTGGATCCCGAGCAAGGCACCAACTATTCGGCCGGTCTGATCCTTGAGCCCATCGAAGGCCTGACCTTGGTGTCCGATTATCATGCCATCAATCTCAAGAAGACGTTTGGCAATGACGATTTCCAGAGCATCGTGGAAACATGGTATGCAGAAAACGGCAACGGCGCGAACACTCAAGGCGGCACAGTCTTCGGTGCCAACGACGTGCGCGTGAACGCAGACGGCGTCATCACCAGTCTTGGTGTGCCAACCCGGAACATGGGCCGCACCGAAGTTCGCGCATTGATGTCGGAAGCCAACTATCGGCAGTCTCTCGGTCGTTTCAACTTCAACGTGGGAACTGAGTATGCGCGCATGCTGTCCTTCAAAGAAGCGGATAACGAAGAGACCCCGCTCCGTCAGAAGGTTGGTTATATCGGCTACCCACGCTGGAGATGGAACAACCAGATCGGCGCTGGCTTCGGTGACAGCTCGCTTACACTCTTCGGCCGTACGATCGCACGTATGACCACCGATCCTGAGCTGGCCTCGCAGTATAGCCGTGACGCCAAAGTCAGCCCTTACACTGAGTTTGATGCAGCCTTTGCCACGACCATCGGCAACACGGGTCTGCAGCTGGGTGTGAACAACGTCCTTAACACCATCGGCGGTGTTTACGACGGTAACGCGTCCCGTACGGAAGATGTGGCTTCGCAGT
- a CDS encoding methylated-DNA--[protein]-cysteine S-methyltransferase: MNSLQLAISSSLGPLYLVASDEGLTGVYWDEQNVPYLKDQSPGDAGSHLLMAAEQIQAYLNGERKDFDVPLAIKGTRFQQEVWNELRRIPYGQTISYSELANRVKRPKAFRAVGSANGRNPLCLIIPCHRVIASNASLGGYSGGLDRKRRLLDLESL; the protein is encoded by the coding sequence ATGAACAGTTTACAGCTGGCTATCAGCAGCAGTTTAGGCCCTCTTTATCTTGTGGCGTCGGACGAGGGATTGACCGGAGTCTATTGGGATGAACAGAATGTGCCTTATTTGAAGGACCAGAGCCCAGGGGATGCCGGCAGCCACCTCCTGATGGCAGCCGAACAAATTCAGGCTTATTTGAACGGCGAACGAAAGGACTTCGATGTACCCCTGGCGATAAAGGGCACCCGCTTTCAGCAGGAAGTTTGGAATGAGCTGCGCCGCATCCCTTATGGGCAAACGATATCCTACAGTGAGCTCGCAAATCGGGTCAAAAGGCCAAAGGCCTTTCGTGCGGTTGGTTCGGCCAACGGCAGGAATCCCCTGTGCCTCATCATTCCGTGCCACCGCGTGATTGCCTCGAACGCCAGTCTGGGCGGCTATTCCGGGGGACTCGACCGCAAACGACGGCTTTTGGACCTTGAATCACTTTAA
- a CDS encoding Ada metal-binding domain-containing protein: MRTRDEHNFRKIIERRDPRYDGRFYWGVITTRIYCRPICPARPKPENIRIFKSSTEAEKAGFRPCLRCRPDLAPGSQRWEGTGVSVARALRLMDERAGEALSVADLAESLGMSERHLRRLFLEHLGASPVAIMGHRRLHLARQLIVETQLPLTEIAFAAGFQSIRRFNEAFQELYQRPPSAFRKGIAEDSNAGLRLRLSVRPPYDWVTILGFLRRHQTYGVERVDETSYARYVPAGKQKPGQLSVTFAKEALEVEFHHIQLTALRPLMARLRHLFDADHNPEDLPRNVARVPLGIRIPGSFDPFETAVSIILSQLVSAAQARQLMQRLVVAHGHRLADDEIFAFPAPEVLRNAGMENLGLTRQKAEAIRELSRLLSGGTLQLSRTADLSAMRKRLAGIPGVGPWTVELIAMRCLGDADAFPRKDLIVQRLGTPDEDQWLSQRSYLTQLIWRDYARTEGLR; encoded by the coding sequence ATGAGAACGAGAGACGAACATAATTTTCGAAAAATCATCGAACGCCGGGACCCACGCTACGACGGACGCTTCTACTGGGGCGTGATCACGACCAGGATCTACTGCCGTCCCATCTGCCCGGCGCGTCCCAAACCCGAAAACATACGCATCTTCAAAAGCTCCACGGAAGCGGAAAAGGCCGGATTTCGGCCCTGCCTCCGCTGTCGTCCGGACCTTGCGCCCGGCAGTCAACGCTGGGAAGGAACAGGCGTCTCAGTAGCGCGGGCTCTGCGCCTCATGGATGAGCGGGCGGGCGAGGCGCTTTCTGTTGCCGACCTTGCGGAAAGCCTCGGCATGAGTGAACGGCATCTGCGGCGTCTTTTTCTGGAGCATCTGGGGGCATCACCCGTTGCTATCATGGGGCATCGACGCCTGCATCTTGCAAGGCAGCTGATCGTGGAAACGCAGCTGCCGCTGACAGAGATTGCGTTTGCGGCTGGTTTTCAATCCATAAGACGATTCAACGAGGCGTTTCAGGAGCTTTATCAACGGCCGCCGTCAGCGTTTCGCAAGGGTATTGCCGAGGATTCCAATGCGGGACTGCGGCTGCGTTTGTCCGTGCGTCCTCCTTATGATTGGGTCACGATCCTCGGCTTTCTGCGGCGTCATCAAACCTATGGCGTGGAGCGAGTGGATGAGACGTCCTATGCTCGCTATGTGCCAGCAGGGAAGCAAAAGCCCGGGCAGCTGTCCGTGACCTTTGCCAAGGAGGCTCTGGAGGTTGAGTTTCATCATATTCAACTCACAGCGCTGCGTCCTTTGATGGCGCGACTGCGGCATCTTTTTGATGCCGATCACAATCCCGAGGATCTGCCGCGAAATGTAGCACGGGTGCCGCTGGGCATTCGTATTCCTGGTTCCTTTGATCCTTTTGAAACCGCGGTCTCGATCATCCTGAGTCAGCTCGTATCCGCAGCGCAGGCCCGGCAGCTGATGCAGAGGCTGGTCGTGGCCCACGGACATCGACTGGCAGATGATGAGATTTTTGCTTTCCCAGCACCTGAGGTACTCAGGAATGCAGGAATGGAGAACCTGGGTCTGACCCGGCAGAAGGCCGAGGCCATCCGGGAGTTATCGCGATTACTGTCGGGAGGAACGCTGCAGTTATCGCGAACAGCTGATCTATCTGCCATGCGGAAGAGGCTGGCGGGCATTCCGGGCGTTGGGCCCTGGACCGTGGAGTTGATAGCCATGCGCTGCCTGGGAGATGCCGATGCCTTTCCGCGCAAGGATCTTATCGTGCAGCGTCTCGGGACTCCGGATGAAGATCAGTGGCTTTCCCAGCGGTCCTATCTCACACAATTGATCTGGCGGGATTATGCGCGGACAGAAGGTTTACGATGA